In Felis catus isolate Fca126 chromosome A2, F.catus_Fca126_mat1.0, whole genome shotgun sequence, the following proteins share a genomic window:
- the MRPS24 gene encoding 28S ribosomal protein S24, mitochondrial isoform X1 yields MAAPVCFRGLRLRSPCHVLLISQALSWSRELPCSWCALHTSAVCTKNRAARVRVGKGDKPVTYEEAHAPHYIAHRKGWLSLHTGNLDGEDHAAERTVEDVFLRKFMLGTFPGCLADQVILKRRANQVEICALVLRQLPAYKFYFLVGYSETLLSHFYKCPVRLHLQTVPSKVVYKYI; encoded by the exons ATGGCGGCGCCCGTGTGCTTCCGCGGGCTCAGGCTGCGG TCTCCGTGTCACGTGCTCCTTATCTCACAGGCGCTGTCTTGGAGCCGAGAGCTGCCGTGCTCCTGGTGCGCCCTGCACACATCCGCGGTCTGCACTAAG AACCGGGCGGCCCGAGTCAGAGTGGGCAAGGGGGACAAGCCTGTGACTTACGAGGAGGCGCATGCTCCGCACTACATCGCTCATCGCAAGGGCTGGCTGTCGCTGCATACag GTAACCTGGATGGGGAGGACCATGCTGCAGAGCGAACAGTGGAGGATGTTTTCCTTCGAAAGTTCATGCTGGGCACTTTTCCAGGGTGTCTGGCTGACCAGGTTATCCTGAAGCGCCGGGCTAATCAGGTGGAGATCTGTGCCCTGGTCCTGAGGCAGTTGCCTGCATACAAGTTCTACTTCCTGGTGGGTTACAGTGAAACTCTGCTCTCCCACTTTTACAAATGTCCTGTCCGTCTGCACCTCCAAACTGTGCCCTCCAAGGTTGTGTACAAGTACATCTAG
- the MRPS24 gene encoding 28S ribosomal protein S24, mitochondrial isoform X2, with protein MAAPVCFRGLRLRALSWSRELPCSWCALHTSAVCTKNRAARVRVGKGDKPVTYEEAHAPHYIAHRKGWLSLHTGNLDGEDHAAERTVEDVFLRKFMLGTFPGCLADQVILKRRANQVEICALVLRQLPAYKFYFLVGYSETLLSHFYKCPVRLHLQTVPSKVVYKYI; from the exons ATGGCGGCGCCCGTGTGCTTCCGCGGGCTCAGGCTGCGG GCGCTGTCTTGGAGCCGAGAGCTGCCGTGCTCCTGGTGCGCCCTGCACACATCCGCGGTCTGCACTAAG AACCGGGCGGCCCGAGTCAGAGTGGGCAAGGGGGACAAGCCTGTGACTTACGAGGAGGCGCATGCTCCGCACTACATCGCTCATCGCAAGGGCTGGCTGTCGCTGCATACag GTAACCTGGATGGGGAGGACCATGCTGCAGAGCGAACAGTGGAGGATGTTTTCCTTCGAAAGTTCATGCTGGGCACTTTTCCAGGGTGTCTGGCTGACCAGGTTATCCTGAAGCGCCGGGCTAATCAGGTGGAGATCTGTGCCCTGGTCCTGAGGCAGTTGCCTGCATACAAGTTCTACTTCCTGGTGGGTTACAGTGAAACTCTGCTCTCCCACTTTTACAAATGTCCTGTCCGTCTGCACCTCCAAACTGTGCCCTCCAAGGTTGTGTACAAGTACATCTAG